One Myxococcaceae bacterium JPH2 DNA window includes the following coding sequences:
- a CDS encoding MOSC domain-containing protein produces MDSAAPRILSLCVGLVREHGVAGAVEPLERPWVSGTFKEPVTGPVWLTRTGLRGDGQADLKVHGGPEKAVLAYAELHYAFWRELLAREDVGPGAFGENFVLSGGAEDGACIGDRVRVGTALLEVSQPRQPCWKQARKWHRKDLPLVMQQSGRTGWYFRVLEEGTVAAGDTLALLERPFPAFTVAFANHAMHAQDREAAAALAECPLLTPGWRESLARRAAAAPRKDDRPRLVGPNDGD; encoded by the coding sequence ATGGACTCCGCCGCGCCTCGAATCCTCTCCCTCTGCGTTGGGCTGGTGCGCGAACACGGCGTCGCCGGCGCGGTGGAGCCGCTGGAGCGGCCGTGGGTGAGCGGCACGTTCAAGGAGCCCGTGACGGGCCCCGTGTGGCTCACCCGCACGGGACTGCGCGGAGATGGGCAAGCGGACCTGAAGGTGCACGGCGGCCCCGAGAAGGCCGTGCTCGCCTACGCGGAGCTGCACTACGCCTTCTGGCGCGAGCTGCTCGCGCGCGAGGACGTGGGCCCGGGCGCCTTCGGGGAGAACTTCGTCCTCTCGGGCGGCGCCGAGGACGGCGCGTGCATTGGCGACCGCGTGCGCGTGGGCACCGCGCTGCTCGAGGTCTCTCAGCCGCGTCAGCCGTGCTGGAAGCAGGCGCGCAAGTGGCACCGCAAGGACCTGCCCCTGGTGATGCAGCAGTCCGGGCGCACCGGCTGGTACTTCCGCGTGCTGGAGGAAGGCACCGTGGCGGCGGGTGACACCTTGGCGTTGCTGGAGCGCCCCTTCCCCGCGTTCACCGTGGCGTTCGCGAACCACGCCATGCACGCGCAGGACCGGGAGGCCGCCGCGGCGCTCGCGGAGTGTCCGCTGCTGACGCCGGGGTGGCGCGAGTCGCTGGCGCGCCGAGCCGCCGCGGCGCCTCGCAAGGATGATCGCCCCCGACTCGTGGGCCCCAACGACGGCGACTGA
- a CDS encoding MMPL family transporter yields the protein MAEMRWSERFQAAMGKTAARSHQRPWRALLVALVLTAIGGYFAQSLSLNADLVGLLPKSFQSVQDIEKLRKRFGGQGNVVVVGMGADAEALKRFVDDMSPQLAKLPEIRYVNAQRPRAFFEEHALYYLDVDDLKAVQERIDSRIAWEKEQANPLFVRLDDSPAPSLDFSDIEHKYAGRANTRLSGGGDLYYLDAKARMVVMMLKPKGSSADLGYSKRTIAQVEDFLGKQDLSKYGPGFKTAITGTFKKKIDQQGVISNDLATTGTVAMVLLVLYLIFHFRSGVSVGLTMAPVMAGLAWTYGFVGLMYGQVNLLTAFLAAVLGGLGVEHGIHLLGRYGALRSEGVKSEDAVEETFRHTGYSALISALVAALTFLSLSLSEFRAFREFGVIAAVGMVVSVLTYVLILPALLGLAARFNWTPKVHHASGGPMAMLARWLPRSYRGVAIVVGVGALALISQAWRVSFNYDMSKLDDVSLPSVQLDQKVNHILGYSQTPVVVLTDSQNMEREVVRQLEARKQSRGKDSTIDFVGALEDLVPTRQGEKQVILDAIASKLGKIDSSHLKGQTRTDLERAQRMSLAKPFTQADMPEGVRHQFESLDGSTGGVVLVYAGISLSDGAGTRKFAKEVRDMSLPDGTRVSAAGEALILADILDMVAREGPRILAAAVLSVMAAMWVTMGRLRTALICMLPTLLSIAALVGLMSLLGLEFNYLNIVVLPVLVGTTVDAGVHLVERLGEPGADFVSVYAETGRAITGGLLTSAIGFLALIMAKHPGLNSIGDLANLGFGVNMLIVLLGFPSLLLIVERWRRKHGNVPEHPEQPATTPEA from the coding sequence ATGGCTGAGATGCGTTGGTCCGAGCGGTTCCAGGCGGCGATGGGCAAGACGGCTGCCCGGAGCCACCAGAGGCCCTGGAGGGCCTTGCTCGTGGCGCTGGTGCTGACGGCGATTGGTGGGTACTTCGCCCAATCCCTGTCACTCAACGCGGACCTGGTGGGACTGCTGCCGAAGTCGTTCCAGAGCGTTCAGGACATCGAGAAGCTGCGCAAGCGCTTCGGTGGTCAGGGCAACGTGGTGGTGGTGGGCATGGGCGCGGACGCGGAGGCGCTCAAGCGCTTCGTGGACGACATGTCCCCGCAGCTCGCGAAGCTGCCGGAGATCCGCTACGTCAACGCGCAGCGTCCGCGCGCCTTCTTCGAAGAGCACGCGCTCTACTACCTGGACGTGGATGACCTGAAGGCGGTGCAGGAGCGCATCGACTCGCGCATCGCGTGGGAGAAGGAGCAGGCCAACCCGCTCTTCGTCCGGCTGGACGACTCCCCGGCGCCGTCGCTGGACTTCTCCGACATCGAGCACAAGTACGCGGGCCGCGCCAACACGCGCCTGTCCGGCGGCGGAGACCTCTACTACCTGGACGCCAAGGCGCGCATGGTGGTGATGATGCTCAAGCCCAAGGGCAGCTCCGCGGACCTGGGCTACTCCAAGCGCACCATCGCGCAGGTGGAGGACTTCCTCGGCAAGCAGGACCTGTCCAAGTACGGGCCCGGCTTCAAGACGGCCATCACCGGCACGTTCAAGAAGAAGATTGATCAGCAGGGCGTCATCTCCAACGACCTGGCGACCACGGGCACGGTGGCCATGGTGCTGCTGGTCCTCTATCTCATCTTCCACTTCCGCAGCGGCGTGTCCGTGGGCCTCACCATGGCCCCGGTCATGGCGGGCCTGGCGTGGACCTATGGCTTCGTGGGCTTGATGTACGGACAGGTCAACCTGCTCACCGCGTTCCTCGCGGCGGTGCTGGGGGGCCTGGGCGTGGAGCACGGCATCCACTTGTTGGGACGCTATGGCGCGCTGCGCTCGGAGGGCGTGAAGTCCGAGGACGCGGTGGAGGAGACCTTCCGGCACACCGGCTACTCGGCGCTCATCTCCGCGCTGGTGGCGGCGCTGACGTTCCTCAGCCTCTCGCTGTCCGAGTTCCGAGCGTTCCGCGAGTTCGGCGTCATCGCGGCGGTGGGCATGGTGGTGAGCGTGCTGACGTACGTGCTCATCCTCCCGGCGCTGTTGGGTCTGGCGGCGCGGTTCAATTGGACGCCGAAGGTGCACCACGCGTCGGGCGGGCCCATGGCGATGCTGGCGCGGTGGCTGCCGCGCAGCTACCGGGGCGTGGCCATCGTGGTGGGCGTGGGCGCGCTGGCGCTCATCAGCCAGGCGTGGCGCGTGTCCTTCAACTACGACATGTCCAAGCTGGATGACGTGAGCCTGCCGTCGGTGCAGCTGGACCAGAAGGTGAACCACATCCTCGGCTACTCGCAGACGCCGGTGGTGGTGCTGACGGACTCGCAGAACATGGAGCGCGAGGTGGTGCGCCAGCTGGAGGCGCGCAAGCAGTCGCGCGGCAAGGACTCCACCATCGATTTCGTGGGCGCGCTGGAGGACCTGGTCCCCACGCGGCAGGGTGAGAAGCAGGTCATCCTCGATGCCATCGCGTCGAAGCTGGGGAAGATTGATTCGTCCCACCTGAAGGGCCAGACGCGCACGGACCTGGAGCGGGCGCAGCGCATGTCGCTGGCCAAGCCCTTCACGCAGGCGGACATGCCCGAGGGCGTGCGCCACCAGTTCGAGAGCCTGGATGGCAGCACCGGCGGCGTGGTGCTGGTGTACGCGGGCATCAGCCTGTCGGACGGCGCGGGCACGCGGAAGTTCGCCAAGGAAGTGCGCGACATGTCGCTGCCGGACGGCACGCGCGTGTCGGCGGCGGGCGAGGCGCTCATCCTCGCGGACATCCTGGACATGGTCGCGCGCGAAGGGCCCCGCATCCTCGCCGCCGCGGTGCTCAGCGTGATGGCCGCCATGTGGGTCACCATGGGCCGGCTGCGCACGGCGCTCATCTGCATGCTGCCCACGCTGCTGTCCATCGCGGCGCTGGTGGGCCTGATGTCGCTCCTGGGCCTGGAGTTCAACTACCTGAACATCGTGGTGCTGCCGGTGCTGGTGGGCACCACGGTGGACGCGGGCGTGCACCTGGTAGAGCGCTTGGGAGAACCCGGCGCGGACTTCGTCTCGGTCTACGCGGAGACGGGGCGCGCCATCACCGGTGGCCTGCTGACGAGCGCCATCGGCTTCCTCGCCCTCATCATGGCCAAGCACCCGGGCCTCAACTCGATTGGCGACCTGGCCAACCTGGGCTTCGGCGTGAACATGCTCATCGTGCTCCTGGGCTTCCCGTCGCTGCTGCTCATCGTCGAGCGGTGGCGCCGCAAGCACGGGAACGTGCCGGAGCACCCGGAGCAGCCCGCCACCACGCCGGAGGCCTGA
- a CDS encoding MMPL family transporter: MASDPSESSPGERPWMHRVEFAVGNVAVHNHRRPWLALLATLVLSAVGLDLARTLTLNANLADLLPESFESVQDLHTLEQRFGALGWVVVVGEDADPAALQRFSDELAPKLEALPGIRYVEARRPGTFFRDHALYFLSPEDLKEVHRRLDARITWEKEQANPLYVNLTDEEAPSLDFSDLESKYGGSGARRLSRGTSDAYLDPQARRVVLLAKPEQSSADLTYSQRIVGEVRGLLAKQDLSRFGPKFHVAITGTFQKKIDQQAQITRDVAVSSTVATVLVLLYLWFHFRSALAVGLVLAPVGAGLAWTYGLVGLAYGQVNLLTAFLGAILGGLGVEHGIHLLGRYMNLRAEGETSEEATREAFTHTGGAALISALVAALTFFVLGSSRLRAFREFGVIAGTGMIVLIAAYVLVLPAVLGLAARWGWRARPRREASESPRFSVGRIILRRRVLITGVSGVVLLALLTQFPRLRFDYDFSSLWDEDLPSFVLDRAVNQLIGYSQSPVVVLTNSAEEEQAVVHELTERKKRLGKDSTVDFVISLSSLVPTEQQRKQVLLRDIGKVLEDVPEESLDPKQREQLTSLREQVKARPYTEEDLPPSVRQQFLDRRGHQSGFVLVYPSVSQSDGQAMRALAREVRGVQLPDGRRVSAAGEPMVLADIINLVTHESPLILGGTTLAVLGAMWLTLGGLRMALLCLLPTVVSLLALLGLMPLLHMPFNYLNILVIPVLIGTTVDAGVHLLTRLASPGSDFEQVYSETGKAIAGGLLTSAVGFGALLMANHPGLKSIGVLANLGFGTNLVVMLVSFPALLLVVSEHRRHRTRAPDTGTGGQRTTPVN; the protein is encoded by the coding sequence ATGGCCTCGGACCCGTCGGAGTCTTCACCCGGGGAGCGCCCGTGGATGCATCGCGTGGAGTTCGCCGTGGGCAACGTGGCCGTGCACAACCACCGGCGCCCGTGGTTGGCGCTGCTGGCGACGCTGGTGCTCAGCGCGGTGGGGCTGGACCTGGCGCGCACATTGACGCTCAACGCCAACCTCGCGGACCTGCTGCCCGAGTCCTTCGAGAGCGTGCAGGACCTGCACACCTTGGAGCAGCGCTTCGGCGCGCTGGGCTGGGTGGTGGTGGTGGGCGAGGACGCGGACCCCGCCGCGCTCCAGCGCTTCTCCGATGAGCTGGCGCCCAAGCTGGAGGCCCTGCCGGGCATCCGCTACGTGGAGGCGCGGCGGCCCGGCACGTTCTTCCGCGACCACGCGCTGTACTTCCTGTCTCCCGAGGACCTGAAGGAAGTGCACCGTCGACTCGACGCGCGCATCACGTGGGAGAAGGAGCAGGCCAACCCGCTCTACGTGAACCTCACCGACGAGGAAGCGCCCTCGCTGGACTTCTCCGACCTGGAGTCGAAGTACGGCGGCAGCGGCGCACGGCGCCTGTCGCGCGGAACGAGCGACGCTTATTTGGATCCGCAAGCGCGCCGCGTGGTGCTGCTGGCCAAGCCCGAGCAGTCCTCCGCGGACCTCACCTATTCGCAGCGCATCGTCGGAGAGGTGCGCGGGCTGCTCGCGAAGCAGGACCTGTCTCGCTTCGGCCCGAAGTTCCACGTGGCCATCACCGGCACCTTCCAGAAGAAGATCGATCAACAGGCGCAAATCACGCGCGACGTGGCGGTGTCCTCGACGGTGGCCACGGTGTTGGTGCTGCTCTACCTGTGGTTCCACTTCCGCAGCGCGCTGGCGGTGGGGCTGGTGTTGGCGCCCGTGGGCGCGGGGCTGGCGTGGACCTACGGGCTGGTGGGGCTGGCCTACGGACAGGTGAACCTGCTCACCGCGTTCCTGGGTGCCATCCTCGGCGGGTTGGGCGTGGAGCACGGCATCCACCTCTTGGGGCGCTACATGAACCTGCGCGCCGAGGGCGAGACCTCCGAGGAGGCCACACGCGAGGCCTTCACACACACCGGCGGCGCGGCGCTCATCTCCGCGCTGGTGGCGGCGCTCACCTTCTTCGTGCTCGGCAGCTCGCGCCTGCGCGCGTTCCGTGAGTTCGGCGTCATCGCGGGCACGGGCATGATTGTGCTCATCGCCGCCTATGTCCTGGTGCTGCCGGCGGTGCTGGGACTGGCGGCGCGCTGGGGTTGGCGCGCGCGTCCTCGCCGCGAAGCCTCCGAGTCACCGCGGTTCTCCGTGGGCCGCATCATCCTGCGCCGCCGCGTGCTCATCACCGGCGTGTCCGGCGTCGTGCTGCTCGCGCTGCTGACCCAGTTCCCACGGCTGAGGTTCGACTACGACTTCAGCTCGCTGTGGGACGAGGACCTGCCCTCGTTCGTGCTGGACCGCGCCGTCAACCAGCTCATCGGCTACTCGCAGTCTCCCGTGGTGGTGCTGACCAACTCGGCCGAGGAGGAGCAGGCCGTGGTGCACGAACTCACCGAGCGAAAGAAGCGGCTCGGCAAGGACTCCACCGTCGACTTCGTCATCTCGCTCTCCAGCCTCGTGCCCACCGAGCAGCAGCGGAAGCAGGTGCTGCTGCGAGACATCGGGAAGGTGCTGGAGGACGTGCCCGAGGAGTCCCTCGACCCCAAGCAGCGCGAGCAGCTCACGAGCCTGCGCGAGCAGGTGAAGGCCCGGCCCTATACCGAAGAGGACCTGCCCCCGAGCGTGCGCCAGCAGTTCCTGGACCGCCGCGGCCACCAGAGCGGCTTCGTGCTGGTGTACCCGAGCGTGAGCCAGTCCGACGGACAGGCCATGCGCGCCCTGGCCCGCGAGGTGCGCGGTGTACAGCTCCCGGACGGGCGCCGCGTGTCCGCCGCGGGCGAGCCCATGGTGCTGGCGGACATCATCAACCTGGTGACGCACGAGTCGCCGCTCATCCTGGGGGGCACCACGCTGGCCGTGCTCGGGGCCATGTGGCTGACGCTGGGGGGGCTGCGCATGGCGCTGTTGTGCCTGCTGCCCACCGTGGTGTCCCTGCTCGCGCTCCTGGGATTGATGCCGCTGTTGCACATGCCATTCAATTACTTGAACATCCTGGTCATCCCCGTGCTCATCGGGACGACGGTGGACGCGGGCGTGCACCTGCTGACGCGGCTGGCCTCGCCGGGCAGTGACTTCGAGCAGGTGTACTCGGAGACGGGCAAGGCCATCGCGGGCGGCCTGCTGACCAGCGCGGTGGGCTTCGGCGCGCTGCTCATGGCGAACCACCCGGGACTCAAGTCAATTGGCGTGCTCGCCAACCTGGGCTTCGGCACCAACCTCGTCGTCATGTTGGTGTCGTTCCCCGCGCTGCTCTTGGTGGTGTCCGAGCACCGCCGCCACCGGACTCGGGCGCCGGACACGGGCACGGGCGGTCAGCGGACCACGCCCGTGAACTGA